One window from the genome of Candidatus Paceibacterota bacterium encodes:
- a CDS encoding 2-phosphosulfolactate phosphatase: MEIEILQNIEGAKKARGLAVIIDVFRAFSTACYVVAQGAERIIPVGDIELAYRLKKENPDFILMGERDGAIQPGFDFGNSPFEIQGVDFGGRTVVHTTANGTNGMANAINAAEIITGSFVNVAAIIEYIRSKNPENISLVCTGTANETILDEDAVCARYIRNALLGEPNDFGAIVEHLKTAGFAKHFFDPKIESHPEGDFHLCIALDRFSFILKAEPYEDGLVYLKRIEMKK; this comes from the coding sequence ATGGAAATAGAAATATTGCAGAATATCGAGGGCGCAAAAAAAGCGAGGGGTCTCGCGGTAATCATTGATGTTTTCCGCGCTTTTTCTACGGCTTGCTATGTTGTTGCCCAGGGCGCAGAGAGGATCATCCCGGTAGGAGACATAGAACTTGCCTACAGATTGAAAAAAGAAAATCCCGATTTTATTTTAATGGGTGAACGCGACGGGGCCATCCAGCCAGGTTTTGATTTTGGAAATTCTCCTTTCGAGATCCAGGGCGTTGATTTTGGCGGCAGGACAGTCGTGCACACCACAGCCAATGGAACGAACGGGATGGCCAATGCTATCAATGCTGCAGAGATCATCACGGGAAGCTTTGTGAATGTGGCGGCAATTATCGAATATATAAGATCAAAAAATCCTGAAAATATTTCGCTGGTCTGCACTGGAACGGCCAATGAAACCATTCTGGATGAAGACGCAGTATGCGCGCGATACATCAGGAATGCCCTGCTCGGAGAACCCAATGATTTTGGTGCGATCGTAGAACATTTAAAAACGGCCGGCTTTGCGAAGCACTTTTTTGATCCCAAGATCGAATCCCATCCGGAAGGGGATTTTCATCTTTGTATCGCCTTGGACAGATTTTCCTTCATCCTGAAAGCTGAGCCATATGAAGATGGCCTGGTCTATCTGAAGAGGATCGAAATGAAAAAGTAG
- the thiM gene encoding hydroxyethylthiazole kinase — translation MLKITNNNVDKINTRVSELLGEIKKQKPLIHHITNLVVMNDTANVTLFLGALPVMAHAHEEMEEMTKNAGALVLNIGTLTEYWIEAMLLAGAVANKKGIPIVLDAVGAGATSYRTKTCEQLMEKLHISVIKGNAGEIGILSGAGGKVRGVESVGSSIDLVSAVKKYAAKTKATVIATGKRDIVSDGKIVYVVDNGNSWLPRITGTGCMSTTAVAAFCAVDHDQALASAGALACFGLAAELAVKKKIEGPASFKVAFLDAIYNMDERTLAAGAKITEI, via the coding sequence ATGTTAAAAATAACAAACAACAACGTGGATAAAATAAATACCCGGGTTTCGGAATTATTGGGCGAGATAAAAAAACAAAAACCGCTCATACATCACATCACTAATCTTGTGGTGATGAACGACACGGCGAATGTGACGCTCTTTCTGGGAGCGCTTCCCGTCATGGCTCATGCCCATGAAGAAATGGAAGAGATGACAAAAAATGCGGGCGCTCTGGTTTTGAATATCGGGACTCTGACGGAATATTGGATCGAGGCGATGCTCTTGGCAGGCGCTGTTGCCAACAAAAAAGGGATCCCGATAGTGCTTGATGCGGTGGGAGCGGGGGCAACGTCATATCGGACAAAAACGTGTGAACAGCTTATGGAAAAATTGCATATTTCGGTCATCAAAGGCAATGCCGGAGAGATCGGGATCTTGAGCGGAGCGGGAGGAAAGGTCAGGGGAGTGGAAAGCGTCGGCAGTTCGATCGATCTTGTATCTGCGGTGAAAAAATATGCAGCGAAAACAAAGGCTACCGTTATTGCGACAGGAAAGAGGGATATCGTTTCCGACGGCAAGATAGTTTATGTCGTCGACAATGGAAATTCCTGGCTGCCCAGGATCACGGGTACGGGATGCATGTCCACTACGGCAGTTGCAGCATTTTGCGCCGTTGATCACGATCAAGCTCTCGCAAGCGCGGGCGCTCTGGCCTGTTTCGGCCTCGCTGCGGAATTGGCAGTGAAAAAAAAGATCGAAGGTCCCGCCAGTTTCAAAGTCGCGTTTCTCGATGCCATTTATAATATGGACGAAAGAACGCTGGCAGCGGGAGCGAAAATAACAGAAATATAA
- the thiE gene encoding thiamine phosphate synthase yields the protein MKMKNNLGFSLYVITDRKLAGSRLITDVVRRAVLGGATIIQLRDKDASDEELIAVGKELMKITQGKIPLIINDNIKAAMAIGAQGIHLGQKDMPALKAKEMIGDAMILGVSASSVEEAIRAEKDGADYIGAGPIFPTSTKPDASPAIGLEGLKNIKNAVSIPVVAIGGINMKNAGEVAKIADGVAVVSAIMPARDPKRAAEELLKIFINVKNNKQQRG from the coding sequence ATGAAGATGAAAAATAATCTTGGTTTTAGCCTTTATGTCATAACCGACAGGAAGCTGGCCGGATCAAGGTTGATAACTGATGTTGTGAGACGGGCTGTCTTGGGCGGAGCAACGATCATACAGCTTCGGGACAAGGATGCCAGCGATGAAGAATTGATCGCTGTCGGGAAAGAATTGATGAAAATAACGCAGGGGAAAATTCCGCTTATCATTAATGACAACATCAAAGCTGCCATGGCGATCGGCGCCCAAGGGATCCATTTGGGACAGAAAGACATGCCGGCTCTGAAGGCGAAAGAAATGATCGGGGATGCGATGATCCTCGGCGTGTCGGCAAGCAGCGTTGAAGAGGCGATCAGGGCCGAAAAAGATGGAGCGGACTATATCGGCGCAGGTCCTATTTTCCCGACCTCGACAAAACCGGATGCTTCTCCCGCCATCGGTCTGGAGGGATTGAAGAACATAAAGAATGCGGTTTCAATTCCTGTGGTTGCGATCGGAGGCATCAATATGAAAAATGCCGGAGAAGTCGCGAAAATAGCCGATGGCGTTGCGGTTGTCTCAGCGATCATGCCGGCCAGGGACCCGAAGCGGGCGGCCGAAGAACTCTTGAAAATATTCATAAATGTTAAAAATAACAAACAACAACGTGGATAA
- a CDS encoding putative immunity protein, translated as MKRPRSLVSFRDEATLELVKKTEKKTLAVWAIDCAKRILPYFEKKHPQDRRPRQALETLQEWINTGIFKMAVIRKASLDSHAAAREAGEDDAARSAARACGQAVATAHVPRHSIGSAIYAQQAICRATDSNDAIAKERNWQYQHLIDLRERH; from the coding sequence ATGAAAAGACCAAGGTCCTTAGTTTCGTTCAGGGACGAGGCAACTTTAGAGCTTGTGAAAAAAACCGAGAAGAAAACTTTGGCTGTTTGGGCGATCGATTGCGCCAAGCGCATTTTGCCATATTTTGAGAAAAAACATCCCCAAGACCGTCGTCCCCGGCAAGCTCTGGAAACACTCCAGGAATGGATAAATACGGGAATATTCAAAATGGCGGTTATTCGCAAAGCTTCGCTTGACTCTCATGCCGCCGCTCGTGAAGCGGGGGAGGATGATGCGGCCCGCTCTGCTGCCCGAGCTTGCGGCCAGGCGGTTGCGACCGCGCATGTTCCCAGACATTCTATCGGTTCAGCAATTTATGCTCAGCAGGCTATTTGTAGAGCCACGGATTCCAACGATGCCATAGCCAAGGAACGCAATTGGCAATATCAACATTTGATAGATCTAAGGGAACGCCATTAG